The DNA region GTCCGGGAGTGCCATGCGGCGGACGATCTGGTGGCTTGGATGGGTGGGCGCCGGGGTTTGCCTACTTGGCTGGATCCCCTGCCTTAGCCGGAGGTGTGGGGTCCGAAGCCGGTGAATGGGTGTCAAATTGTGAGCTGCCGCAGCTCGCTGGCGGCGGCGGCGGGGTCGGGGGCGGCGCAGATGGCGCTGACCACCGACACGCCCGCCAGGCCGATTCCCCTCAGTTCACGCACGTTGCCGGTGTGAATGCCGCCGATGGCCACCACCGGGATGCGCACCGCGGCGGCGACGGCCCGCAGCCCCGCCGGACCCAGCAGCGGGTCGGTGTCCAGCTTCGTGCCGGTGGGGAAGGCGGGCCCGGCGCCGAGGTAGTCGGCGCCGCCCCGCTCGGCCGCCACGGCTTCCGCCGGCGTGTTGACCGAAATGCCGATGACCGCATCGGGACCGAGGATCCGGCGAGAGGCCTCGAGCGGCAGGTCCTTCTGGCCGAGGTGCACGCCGGCGCAGGGGACGACGGCGGCCACATCCACCCGGTCGTTGATGATGAGGGGAACGCCGGAGCCCGCCAGCGCCTCGCCCAAAGCCAGAGCCAGGCGGTAAAATTCGCCGCCTTCGATCTCCTTTTCGCGGAGCTGCACGCACGTCACCCCGCCGGCCACCGCCCGGCGGACCAGCTCCGGCAGCGGCAGGTCGGGGCGCATCCGGCGGTCCGTGACCAGATAGAGCGCGAGACGGGCTGGATCACAGCGCATGGAT from Acidobacteriota bacterium includes:
- the thiE gene encoding thiamine phosphate synthase, translating into MRCDPARLALYLVTDRRMRPDLPLPELVRRAVAGGVTCVQLREKEIEGGEFYRLALALGEALAGSGVPLIINDRVDVAAVVPCAGVHLGQKDLPLEASRRILGPDAVIGISVNTPAEAVAAERGGADYLGAGPAFPTGTKLDTDPLLGPAGLRAVAAAVRIPVVAIGGIHTGNVRELRGIGLAGVSVVSAICAAPDPAAAASELRQLTI